GACTCGCTAAAGCCTAAAATTTGTCCGGGCCCTCCGGCCGCTTTGCCGCCCAAATTGGAAGATTACGAGCTAGATCCGGAGGAAGGTGACGAGCGAGCTCCACGGGAATCCTCGGTTCGATTTGACAAGACCGCCTCATCGGGTCCCGCCAAATCCTCCTTGGATCCGGCTCAACAGATCCAACTCAAAATGGTGGCTTTGGCTGGGCAAGACATTGATCTGTACATGAAGAAAGTGAGTATGACGAGCAAGTACTGCACCGTTTATACAGCCACGGATAACTTGAAAAAGCGGGCTCACCACCAAGTTCGTTTCACCTGAATCGTTTGCCTCATGCAAAATGAGCACATACATTGACAGAAAGGTGTTGCCAAATATTTTAAATTGACCATATATGGGCCTAAAATGAAGTTCTACAAACTCAGGAGAGGTAGTCAAAGTTAGGTAGTATAATAGGCTGCATAAGATGTGAAATTTCAGCACACTGTGGGTCAGCTTCATAGGCTTTAGACGATTTGACTTTTAAACGAACCACTTGACAGCTGAATCTTACGGAAGTGAACGGACTTTAATTGACAACTATCCAAATTTCTTATGTGATtcatatctttaaaaaatcgATCACCGTTGGTaggtcaaacaaatttttgcagtccatatttaaTGACAAAGATTTAATGtttaaaatggacaaaataaaGACAAACATCATAAACTACATACGtgtatttgatcaaaagtgaTACTGGTTCAGATGTTTTTGAATTTAAGATACCAANNNNNNNNNNNNNNNNNNNNNNNNNNNNNNNNNNNNAgtatctcgtcttgaagtgctgggattccaatcccagcagcgggAAAGAAGTCtgcccaaaaaaaaaaaatatcacctaattttgtttgaagaaaCACCTAAAACACTCAAAAAATCTAGTGAAAAACATTTCGACTTCGTTGTTTTAAAGGGAATAATATGTTCATGATATTTTTAAAAGCCAGAGAATATTCCACTTAAAacaaagaattgaaaaaatccTAGAAAAATTAATATCAAATCCAAGTTCTAACAGGAACGGGACCTGAACGTTATCGAGTGTGCGCTATTAGAACATGAATGGCCAAATAGTTTTGGCTAGAACCTTTAAACGCCTTCCTTAGAAATTATCATTCAAACAACGACATATCAAATGCTCGACTGATTCCACCATAAATGGAAAAGCTTGTCCGTCCCTTTTGGCACGAGCTCTTTCGTGCAAAAGCTAACCTTAGCTCTGAATCTCCCTTCTTGCAGTTGGAAGAAGTCCACAAGTCATCTGGCGGAGGCGGAGATCCCCGTTCCCTTAGCAATCCGGAAGAAGGCAGCGGGTCCAAGTTTCCaccccctcctccctcccaTCCCAAACCCGATTGGATGCCGCCTCCCACCTCACACCTGCGTCAAGACAAGCCCAAGAGTGTGAGCTTCAAACCCAACGAGTTGTTCCCTCCGGGCGCTGTGCCTCCCGGAGTTCAACTCCCACCAGGTCCGCCCCCGCCCATGATGCGCCACGCCTTCCCAGATATGGGCACAGCCCAGCGAACAGCCCCGCCTTCGGCCCCGGCGCCCATTAGACCCTCGTACGTGCAGAAAACAAGTAGCATCATTGAAGCCAAGCCGCAGATGAGGAATCTGAAATCCATATCCACCCGATTCGTGCCCACTAACGTCAAACTACGGAAGCACACGGGAAGAGGTAAGATTGGACCGCATGACAAGCAATGGTTAGACTACATCATAATGATTGATTATATCTTTACACGGTGTTCAAAGAAGGCCTTATCAAGTTTgcagggaaattcccaaacacatcttggcatttttctacctcaaaaagttatagggaacaactttgatcttattgctttatgagattctagcccacataaaaaacttacatacttAAAAAcaatctaatttttttttatttttcaaatcagtggAAGTTGAGAGCACACTTCGTTAGCTCTTGAACATGATTTatgatatcatttattttacCGCTAATTAatagttacatgggatttagtggtccaaatttcttcgtttttagccccaaaatgcccaggTTATatgttcattcaatttcacaaAGACCTAATATCGATTTataatttcataaaaaatgaaagatttttttctttttcttgcatagtctcacaatagctacAAATgttatataatgtcacttaaaacacactgaaactgcaatctttgaaaatgtgttttacaatcatcatgtgtacacttagttacgcattcacttgaattctgaagagaATACATTTACGGACCATGTTctagattttgtcgtttcttgaagactttgttaaAACTGTTTAAAAATGgcttctttaagacttcattgatttttgtggaattttcagtgaccgctcAACTAATACGGTTCTAAACCAAATATGTGTTTGaaaatttccctcaaaactttaaagggtatttttaccactgcGGATATGTATTAGAAAGCATAATGATAAATTATTAAATTAAATATTAATTAATTCTTAGATTGCCCGTTGATGAACAATGAGCCTACATCATATTGAATAACGAGACTGCTGAATAGACGATGGTTAgatttcataaaaaatgaataattagGCTACATTATATTAACCCATTTGACCAACAATATTGAATAATGAGGCTGGATAATAGTAGATAGTGAGACTGGATAATAGTGAATAATTTGACTACATAATTATAGATAATTATGCAATATAATAATGAATAATTAGACTGCATAAATATAGACAAGTATgcaatataaaaaatgaacaattagACTACGTAATAGTGAATAAATAGGCTACATAATACTACAGACTGGACTACACCCTAGACTACACACATGATAATGAGTAATCGTACTACGTAACAATCGAACACTAGACAAAATGATAGTGAAGAATTACACtgtacaaaattgaaaaagcagACTTTATGGTAATGAATACCTAGATTGCAGTTATAGCTtgttgaattcaatttctgccacGGCTGACCTTGAATAGGCAATTTCCACTTCCAATCATGTTGACGCCACCCGCCCCAAGATTAGGTTAATCACTCTGTCGACCTTTCAAAGGCGGCGAAGACCAAAACCACTCTGGACATGCCTATCCatcatttgtttgtttgcttatcCTCTAAATATCCAACATTAGCTTTTTGATCTAAATTTTTCAGGAAGCAAAATCAGGCTATACTAGGCCCTGGGTGGGGTCAACACGCTTGGGCAAGATGAAAATagcttgatcttgatcagCCGTGTCGCAAATTTAAtttacaatttgaaaaattctAGTTTTTCCTTCTCAGTTGTCCAACCAATGATCAAAGAAATTATAAAGCGAATGCTTTTTACTTTTGGAAACACCTCTCGGATATGAGAAGatattttcatacattttacGAGGagacctttcaatttcaagatgtcACCAAATCCACTCGATCAAAAACACTTCTACGTTGAGTGCATTAAAACTCGGTGTCTCCCCTGATTGGAAGTTCCAAATCCACGAAATGGCAGCATGAAAACGGCTCTTTATTATCATTTACGAAACCCGCAATGCTTGATCGCTTGACATGCCTGACATTTTGTTCTCGCAAACACACATTCGACGTACAGGATCTTTTTGCGAATATGTTTACATTAATATTACTCGAGTCCAACTCGTATACTGCTGTATGTATGAACAACGTATTTAAGATTTCCTGTCGTTTCGAGAATTCTCGTTTTGAGGCCAGCTTCTCCGTGATTAGGATTGCTCTAGTTGAGATTTGTTTGCCTTGTAATGAAGGATAATGATGACAGATGACTCTTAGCTGCctaattaaacaaaaaaaagacgCTTCAAATTATGTGCCTTCAACGAAGAACGTTGTTGTCCTAGCTCAGATAGTTGTGGACGTGtcaccaaatattgtttttttttctatttttattaTTGCATTTCCTATCCATTTTTCCTTGGGTTGTTGGTGAAAGAACCATGAAATATTACACAAAGACACATTCATTGCCTTGTAAAGATTGCAAAGATATTTTAAGAGAAagatatctaaaaaaaaaaaacatgtttttcccACCTTATAcactttttttgcacattgtgtttttgagtgggATTGGTGAAAAAGCAATAAGACAAATGAATTAGCCTGTTCATGCAAAATTTTGGGAATAGAAAGCAAAACGTTGCTGTGCAAAACTCCCTGAAagtcccaacttcttgaaCTGGAATTTGATCTCAAAAGCAATTAGGACATTAtgaaagatgaagatgaatgtgaagaaaatgccttcttgaaaatgcaaattaaaAGAAACACATAGTGCTTCAAGCACACGTACATAACTACTATTCTTTTGTATTATTTGAGCTCTCCCTTGTTTATTACAGTCATCTGAAGTTGACTaaaattcattattttgtttgaactATGCttatgcaagttttttttttgccctttcttTCATCAAAGCCCCGGACAGAACGTGGTTTTTGACAATGTGTTCTACCCCAAATCTCTTTGTGTTAACCTCTTGTAATTTAGGAAGGTGTCAAAATTTGGGTCGACAATTTGCAAATTCGTTTTCGTTGTCTCGTTTCAGATGTGGTGGACCCGATGATATCGTCGATGCCTCCCCAACAGATGCCTCGAGCTCCTCCGAATAATAACGCGAAAGACGATGCTTATGCCCAATTCATGTCCGAGATGAATAAATTGCTCCATTGAATGTTGGCAATGCCCCaatttctctccttctcctcattTGTTGTattattatttcttgtcgtttttTGACATCACTTGAGATATGTGTCGGAGTGCGGCAATGAGTCAGGTTCATTCTTCGATCAGATCTGAAGACGGAACTGTTTGATAGGCTGTGTGTCGTAATAAGTCGAGAAGATCATCATTTGTCACAGTTTAGGCCACATTCCAGGATAATCTGCAAATCTACTGTTGAGgttctttttgaatttgttacTCTTGAAGAATCTTCCGGACAACACTAATCTTCACTTTAGTTCTTTTTATTGACAAATATGTGTTTCGTGTGTCAATTTATTTACCGAATTCCAGATCAAGTTATTTGTTGGTGGATGAGATATTACAAAGTTCAAATAAAACCCAAAACCTTGATTTATTCAATAAGATCACTATTGGGATGTGTCACACAAGCCATTTGTGGGCTATGAATAAAACCAATTATGTCAACATATATGCTTCATTTACGACATGAATTTTGTTATAAAGATTATGATCCTTAAAGACAAGATAGTGTTGAACGAACTTGCCGAGGATGTCATGTATTTGTCAACGTTTGCTGGcatttttgttggcaattgttggcatttgcaaatttgaaataatttgaaagCAGTGCATTCGCGTTTGAAGGTTGTTCTTGATCGACAAAAGAACGCGATCTTTTATCGACTTTGTTCTGATTGTCTCaggatttcattcaaaacattttttacaGATGAAAAATAGTTTTAGGCTAGTCATTAGTTCCAGAAGCTTGACCGAAAACGTGTCTAAATATCATACTTATTCAACGTACGTTATGTTAGGTGTCAAAGGAAACGATTAGTTAGATGTTTTTTAGTCGCCTCAAATTCCTGCTCCTAATCATCATCCTCTCACAGAAATGACAAATGGGCTGTCtcaacaattcaaaacttttggaaaaaaaaaaataccgcATCAACAACTGCTTTACTGGAATGGCTGCCAAAATAACAACCAACGACTCTTCttcaaaccaaacacaaaGCTACCATTGGTCTTCCAAGAGATGCTTGGTCCTCTGGCTATTGTATTCTATGCCCCTCAAGCACATCCCAGCACATACAGCAAGTAGCACAGTAGTACCACATCGCTGAGTTTCTACTAGCATAGCATGTTGTGGATGGAGTAAACGTATGTGTATGTCGCTCTCAGCCTTGTTTAGGACCATGAACTCTGGGGCTCGCTCCGAGACCTGTTTCAAGGAGGGGGACCGTGGAGGACCCCTTGGCTTTCCTCGGAGGACTCGTACCCGCTCGGTTTCATGTTCATGATGCTGTCTGTATTGCCTCTGAATAGAGGGGCATTCTGCCGCCAGGCTGCACTGTAGCCATCAAGGGGTACGGACCGGGAGATCCAACGGCACAGCCCTTCTGTTACTAGCCCAATGTCAACGGTCTGTGCGCAGTCTCTTACTCTCTCAAAGAGATCTGGTCGAAAGTGGAAAAGCCTGCCtggaaaagaagaacgagTTTTGCTTCTCCGTGCCTACTAGAACACACTTCGACATCAAGACCTTCTCCATTCGCCATATTCAAGTGGAGAGTGCAAAAATGGCTCAGATTCAGGTCCTGATCTCATTGGTTTTCCTTGCATCTTTCGTTAACTTCGGTAAGCATCCTTGAACTTTTGAATCTGCCTAAGATGTAGACCAGAGTAGT
This Tigriopus californicus strain San Diego chromosome 12, Tcal_SD_v2.1, whole genome shotgun sequence DNA region includes the following protein-coding sequences:
- the LOC131892349 gene encoding WW domain-binding protein 11-like, whose protein sequence is MGKRSTNTTKSGKFMNPTDQARKEARKKELKKNKKQRQMVRTAVLKGKNPHEIVRELEKLDDMEFNVFSAPPLNDKVMREKRRKLHETWNRVIQMYEKDDQPQYVELKKLWHNYLSRKRELMQQFEAVKNTENVLVDDIPLPSAAGDNPEGPEGIPLPPGSHADGWKLKGMSTGGILKKPSALDSLKPKICPGPPAALPPKLEDYELDPEEGDERAPRESSVRFDKTASSGPAKSSLDPAQQIQLKMVALAGQDIDLYMKKLEEVHKSSGGGGDPRSLSNPEEGSGSKFPPPPPSHPKPDWMPPPTSHLRQDKPKSVSFKPNELFPPGAVPPGVQLPPGPPPPMMRHAFPDMGTAQRTAPPSAPAPIRPSYVQKTSSIIEAKPQMRNLKSISTRFVPTNVKLRKHTGRDVVDPMISSMPPQQMPRAPPNNNAKDDAYAQFMSEMNKLLH